From the genome of Trypanosoma brucei brucei TREU927 chromosome 11 chr11_scaffold01 genomic scaffold, whole genome shotgun sequence:
GTCGGTTGATGAGAGGGGAATGGTTGCGAGCACAGTATACAGAAAAGGAGGCAATAGGAAGAAAATGACAGCTTCGAGGTGGCAAATTACGAGGTTGAAGACACGTGGCGAGGCGAGGTGTATTAACATTTCGGCTGAGTGGGGGTTTCAGTTAAAGTGGCGCGTTACTGCGACGGGTTCCCTTGTGCTTGTTGTAGACGTCTAAGATAGATGAATTGATACAAGGAGAATTTCTATTCATAAAACTGTCGTGTGTGCACGCGAACGAATGGAAGCAACTGCGTAATCCAAGCACAAGCACAGATGCACCTAAAAACACGACATCATTAGCCGAGTGAAAAAGCTGCACAAACCCCTGTGGGTATGTAAAAGAGCGCTtgtaaatgaaaaaaaaatgagcgaGATAAAACCCATAGGTAAATAAGAGTATACAAAGGACATAATatcgttttttccccttttggaGCGCAGTAGCGTGACAAATATAGCTGAGGAGAGTAGCTGATGCTCGTGCTGCATTATACCACATGCAGTACTTTCacactcctcttcctcttcttattttcatcctcctttatttttcttcccgtCAATGTGTGAGGATGgctaatttttttcttttttcgttacgtaaaattttctttctttgttccgtgggttttccccccttttatgcttttatttgttgttcaCATGTTAGCGTTCGATCGGAGCGGCGATTGATAatgagagggagggggatgATGTGGGTCTACCAGTTTGGTAGCCGGTTGCCGTtgatttcgtttttgtttttgttttttttatttcttacgTTTTGGTATGAACATATGCCGCTCCacctcatttcctttccaatTGAGCACCTGGTGGGAAGCCGAAAAAATAGGGATGGTTTgagtaaaagaaagggaatgagGCGGAGCGGCATGTGATCTTCATAGGTGAGTGAACGTGGGGAGTaactccccttttttttttcctaaaAAAAGGCACCAAGTACAACAAAGCGAATATAACGCACTTCAACTATAATGAACGAACGCTTcgagtttctttttgtttttctctcttatttgTAAAAGCgatgtgtgcatatacgtgGTTAAGGAATTGACCTAGTGAAGCAGTGTTGAAAGGGTTTAATCCCTAAGAAAAAGGGGTAATAGGTGATGGAGGGGAAAGtcacaaaaaggaaattaaagcaaaagagctggaggaggggggggggtaaagCAATGTTAGGTGTACCTGTGGGAGAAAATTATTGCGAAAGAAGTGAATGCACGCAAtgagtttgttttcccccttttctattctttattactttttttcaaGAGTGTAACGTACGCCGTGGTTGGGGTTAAAATGTCGCCACACGCCACTTCGGCGCTTGTGTGCTCTGCCACACTGTGAGTGTACTGATGTTGGGTGCTCGCCCCTGCAGAGCTTGTGTGACTACTCCCAAATATATTATGGATAAGtgattatttttcatttgcgtttttatttttccatccgtttctcctcttggtagtttttttttttttgcgcaaGCTGAAAGGTCACGCATTGATATGTGTGCCCAAGGATATCGAACCTAGGTGAATTAGGTGTGTTTGAAGTTGAATAGGCGTAGAAGGATATTGCACTTGTTGTGGTTCCgtcaccgtttttttttatttctccctcCACGCCTTACGGgggtgggggggggtgggggaAAGGTATCCGCTTAGTTGAATGCGGTGGCAGCCACAAGCACTCGGCTGTACTGCAGCCTCCGACTTTACACAAAAGTGAGTAGATGTGTTATACCctcattttttgtctttcttttttttttttagcgtgTAACCAACTGGTTGatcatttgtttctctttaGGCTTGCCCCCGATgacgggggaggggagcaTCAAAATATGTATCCGGCGAGTTGTTACCTAatcaagaaaagaagaggagcagCGAGACGCGTTGTCTGTGTGCACACGTGTGTAAATATGGTTGTTTGATGAAGGGATAAAACTCAATGCTCGCGAAGTGACTTTGCAAACCAGTTTATTTACTAGTACTATTGCCATGTCAGTAGCTGTTTCTGTGCTGTTTTGTCAAAAGTTGGgtggagggaagaggaagagggaaagtgtgTGTTGCAGTGGCTACGTCCCCGCTTCTATTTAACtatcccttttattttactgtGGTTTCTGCCACTATTTTGCatacttcaaaaaaaaaaataaataaataataaaaacaagaaaaaaactcaTCGTCACGCTGCCATTCTTATTACTCCATTTTGTAGGGTGCCTTGTTTAATAGTAGGTGGGGCCTTGAAGTGTTGGTGTAGTGTCGCTCGACTATTGAAACGTGTGTGGCTCCAGTCCTGAATGCTGACTTGCATACGGGACAGGAAATAGCAAGGGCCCCCCTCCAAAACGgcgacaacagcaacgaaaTATGTCACTACCAAGAAGAATGTGCATGTTTGCTACCTGTCAAAGCAACAGGAAGAGTTGCAGTATGCGCCAAAGCTCAGTGACTTCTGAGGGCTACCGGTATTCTTCTACATTTGCTGCGGGTCGGTTGTTTGATGCCGTGTACGTCATTAACCTTGACCGACGTCCAGACCGCTGGGAGTTTGCGACGCAGCAGTTGAGCCGCGCAGGTTTCCTTCATGAGGAATACGTTCGGTTTCCGGCAGTAGATGGCAGGAATGTTGATCTTCAGAAGGCACACGCATGCGGTTTGATTTCGCGGCTCGGGTTACTTCGTCTGCAGGAACCTgagcatcgccgtatttgggGGATGGACTTGAATCCCGGGGCTGTGGGATGCGCGTTAAGCCACGCATTGTTGTGGGCGCAGATCGCTGCGAGTCGTCATCGATCTGTTCTTGTTGTGGAAGACGATTCTTTGTTCCCGCAAGACTTTCATCACAAATACGAGGCTCGTGCAAAGCAAGTTCCAAGCGACTGGGAGCTGCTATATGTTAGCGGTCTTGACACGGCGGGGCAGGCTCCGCAGTTGCGAGTGGCTGAGGGTGTGTGTCGAGTGCCACAAATGCATCGTACAACAAATTGTTACGTGGTTTCGCACAGGGGTGCCCGCCTCTTGTTGGATGCTTGCTTCCCTGTAACTTACCAATTGGATACAATGATGACGCTGAGGACTGCGGGTGACGGCGCTGGTGGTGTACCTTACGTAACGGTGCCCAACTGTTATACACTGCAGCCTCCGCTGGTGGTGCAAGCGACCCGAATGGGTTCAGACATTCAAAGTGCGAGCGGTGGCGTATGTGATAGGGATGaggtggaagaggaaagggcaAGGTGTAGGGCCGCAGGGTGGGAAGTTCAGGAGACTGGAACCCTTGTACCGTAGTGGGTAACCCTGAAGGCATGCAGATATGGTTGATATAACCGTGCTCTATCCACGTAAACTGGTCTAAATGAAATGTTAAGTGTGCACTTTACAACGTACTATTTCCATTGTTTATGTGTTGATTGCTTGCAGCATCGTGTGTAGGCGGAAACTATTGGGATACTGTTTCTGTAGCTGGTTTATTTTTGGTCACCAAAGTGGTGTTAAACTTGCGCTGTTCTCATACTACCCTCTCTGTTTATCGTCGGTTTTATATCCTTGTTGTGTCGGAATGTGCGGCACAGGGCTGTTGCCGACGGTCAAGCGTTTGTTGATTACTTTCTAGTAGGTACACACGTGTTTCCGGTCAAAGCAACGCGTCCGTCGACGGCAACCGGTTTGCTTTCTGTTTCGCTctgatcctttttttttagctgCTTCCAGGTGGATGTTTTCCGGGTGGTTCAAAAGGGTGCCCCCCGAGGAAAAGGCCAAAGAGTGGCGGCGACAGTTGAACTCAGAAATGCGGAAGCTCGATCTTCAAATTAGAAAAATTCAAcgagaggaaatgaaggtGAAACAAACCGCCAGGCAGGCTGCAAAGAAAGGTGACACTGTGGTTCTGCGGATGTTGGCGAAGGAGATTATTCATTCTCGCAAAGCCGTGAGGCGCCTCCATACCGCACGCACTCAAATGAACTCCGTTTCTATGCAGCTGCAGCAACAGGTGTCGCAGATTAAGCTTGCTGGGCGCATCGAGGCAAGCGCTGTTGTTATGACACAGATGAATCAATTGATGCACATACGCGAGGTGCGCGAGTCGATACAGTCACTAGGCAGAGAGATGACCAAAGCCGGGTTGATTGAAGAAATGATGAACGACACGATTGACGATGTATTGGACGGGGACATCAGTGATACGGAACTGGAGGATGAAGTTGAGAAGGTTGTGGTGGAGGTTACGCAGGGGAAAATGGAGGGCACAGTGGTTGGTACATCGAGGCTCCCAGAAGTGCAACAGGAGCAAGAAGTGGAGAACGAAGGGGAGTTGGAGAGTGATGACGAGTTAGTGGCAAGGTTGAATATGCTTCGTGGGACTGTTAGTTGACTATTTCACTTTCTCTACTTCCTCAGGTGTGGAAGGACTGCCGGGTGTGAATGCGTCTGTGTCCGTGTGCAGAGAGGAGGGACTGTCGGTGGGAATACGATTATATTGTAGTCTGTGATTTCCcaccctttttctttttattgagTGCTTTTGCCTTTTTGCCTCTCAATAATCTTAGCGCTTCGCAACATGCGCCTCCCCTACATCCCTTGCTGATGGCGCGGCGGAAGTGTGAAGCATCTCGAAGAAGTTTTACGACGCGTCAACAGCAACGAGTCGACTAGAGGAAGTATGTGGAGATTTCGCTGCGGCACTTGGTTACACAAACGAGCGTAGGGAAGTGTTTTTACCACCTTTTTCGTGCCCTCTTCATTTATGATTTTCTTGCATACCTTCTCCACTTTCATTGGTGAATACTATTGCAAAGAcgatggggggggggtttcATATAACGGCTTATCGCCTGCATCGCCAACCCAACACACGAAGTGGTCAGTTCAGGGCCAGTCTGATGGGGGCCGTTGCTCTTAGGCATTTCTTACGGTGTTGT
Proteins encoded in this window:
- a CDS encoding glycosyl transferase yields the protein MSLPRRMCMFATCQSNRKSCSMRQSSVTSEGYRYSSTFAAGRLFDAVYVINLDRRPDRWEFATQQLSRAGFLHEEYVRFPAVDGRNVDLQKAHACGLISRLGLLRLQEPEHRRIWGMDLNPGAVGCALSHALLWAQIAASRHRSVLVVEDDSLFPQDFHHKYEARAKQVPSDWELLYVSGLDTAGQAPQLRVAEGVCRVPQMHRTTNCYVVSHRGARLLLDACFPVTYQLDTMMTLRTAGDGAGGVPYVTVPNCYTLQPPLVVQATRMGSDIQSASGGVCDRDEVEEERARCRAAGWEVQETGTLVP
- a CDS encoding class-E vacuolar protein-sorting protein 24 (Vps24p), putative, which gives rise to MFSGWFKRVPPEEKAKEWRRQLNSEMRKLDLQIRKIQREEMKVKQTARQAAKKGDTVVLRMLAKEIIHSRKAVRRLHTARTQMNSVSMQLQQQVSQIKLAGRIEASAVVMTQMNQLMHIREVRESIQSLGREMTKAGLIEEMMNDTIDDVLDGDISDTELEDEVEKVVVEVTQGKMEGTVVGTSRLPEVQQEQEVENEGELESDDELVARLNMLRGTVS